From the genome of Triticum aestivum cultivar Chinese Spring chromosome 3B, IWGSC CS RefSeq v2.1, whole genome shotgun sequence, one region includes:
- the LOC123071100 gene encoding 50S ribosomal protein L34, chloroplastic, whose protein sequence is MALALASPMASLSLHSGRISALAIGGGLRPHKAGPMGASASPFLRSSFISSSSTSSAPTSSLSAAVSASLAFTSASSFGGSSLGIEFSYNRLTTRRPRGLQIRAGKAALCLTKRSRSRKSLARVHGFRKRMRTTAGRKVLKRRRDRGRKILCTKSNSPTGTKY, encoded by the exons ATGGCGCTTGCCCTCGCCTCCCCAATGGCGTCCCTCTCGCTCCACTCCGGGAGGATCTCGGCGCTGGCTATCGGCGGCGGTCTCCGCCCCCACAAGGCGGGCCCTATGGGGGCCTCCGCATCCCCGTTTCTCCGGAGCTCATTcatctcctcttcctccacctcctccgcccCCACCTCCTCGCTCTCGGCTGCGGTCTCGGCGTCGCTCGCCTTCACGTCCGCCTCCTCGTTCGGCG GTTCATCTTTGGGAATTGAGTTCAGCTACAACAGATTAACAACACGCAGACCCCGCGGTCTACAGATTAGGGCTGGAAAGGCTGCCCTCTGCCTGACCAAGAGGTCAAGATCTAGGAAGTCACTTGCCCGTGTGCATGGTTTCCGAAAGCGGATGCGGACTACTGCTGGAAGAAAGGTTCTGAAGCGTAGACGTGACAGAGGAAGGAAGATTCTCTGCACAAAGTCGAACTCACCCACTGGGACAAAGTATTGA
- the LOC123071099 gene encoding cytochrome P450 94B3-like, with amino-acid sequence MAMELSLTSAQPMLLLLLLPLLYVLCLRRNTRKQPHADGLKAYPIIGTLPHFVKNQDCLVEWSAGVIARCPTHTMVFDFKSLGLMAGAITANPANVEYIVKTNFQNYPKGEFVVSAMADFLGHGIFNSDGDQWLSQRKAASYEFSKRSLRNFVVSTVRFEVVERLLPLLSRAELQGLTLDMQDVLERFAFDNICCVAFDEDPACLTDDGLGVNGRAEFMHALNDAQIMVMARFMSPVKWAWRVKKLLNMGPERRMSKALATIHGYVDRIVRDRSERGAAGLARKDDFLSRFVSSCEHSDESLRDVVTSFIIAGRDTTSSALTWFFWLVSRRREVEEKIVREICGVRVSSGSADAAFSLDELREMHYLHAAVTESMRLYPPVAMDSRCCQHDDILPDGTFVGKGWQVSYSAYAMARLEEIWGDDCAEYRPERWLDKEGAFRQESSFKYPVFHAGPRMCLGKEMAYIQMKSIAACVLERFSFQFVGGESRPGPVFSVTLRMEGGLPMQVKKRGPPNS; translated from the coding sequence ATGGCCATGGAGCTTTCGTTGACCTCGGCCCAACccatgctcctgctcctgctcctacCTCTACTATATGTCCTCTGCCTACGTCGGAACACCAGGAAGCAACCTCACGCCGACGGCCTCAAGGCCTACCCCATCATCGGCACGCTCCCACACTTCGTCAAGAACCAGGACTGCCTCGTCGAGTGGTCGGCTGGCGTCATCGCTCGTTGCCCCACGCACACCATGGTCTTCGACTTCAAGAGCCTCGGCCTCATGGCCGGTGCCATCACAGCAAACCCGGCCAATGTGGAATACATCGTGAAGACCAACTTCCAGAACTACCCCAAGGGCGAGTTCGTGGTGTCCGCCATGGCGGATTTCCTCGGCCACGGCATCTTCAACTCCGACGGCGACCAGTGGCTCTCGCAGCGCAAGGCCGCCAGCTACGAGTTCAGCAAGCGCTCGCTGAGAAACTTCGTGGTCAGCACCGTCCGGTTCGAGGTCGTCGAGCGGCTGCTGCCTCTGCTCTCCCGGGCGGAGCTACAAGGCCTGACGCTGGACATGCAGGACGTTCTCGAGCGCTTCGCGTTCGACAACATCTGCTGCGTCGCCTTCGACGAGGACCCGGCGTGCCTCACCGACGACGGCCTGGGGGTGAATGGGCGTGCGGAGTTCATGCATGCCTTGAACGACGCGCAGATCATGGTCATGGCCCGGTTCATGTCGCCGGTCAAGTGGGCATGGCGGGTCAAGAAGCTACTCAACATGGGGCCAGAGAGGCGGATGAGCAAGGCGCTCGCCACGATCCACGGCTATGTCGACAGGATTGTCCGTGATCGCAGCGAGAGGGGGGCTGCCGGGCTGGCGCGCAAGGACGACTTCCTCTCGCGCTTCGTCTCCAGCTGCGAGCACAGCGACGAGAGCCTTCGTGATGTGGTCACCAGCTTCATCATAGCCGGGCGGGACACGACCTCGTCGGCGCTCACTTGGTTCTTCTGGCTCGTGTCCCGCCGgcgcgaggtggaggagaagaTCGTGCGCGAGATATGCGGGGTGCGAGTGTCCAGCGGGAGTGCGGATGCAGCCTTCAGCCTCGACGAGCTGCGTGAGATGCACTACCTGCACGCAGCGGTCACAGAGTCCATGCGGCTATACCCGCCCGTGGCCATGGACTCGCGCTGCTGCCAGCACGACGACATCCTGCCCGACGGCACATTTGTAGGCAAAGGTTGGCAGGTCTCCTACAGCGCGTATGCCATGGCGCGGTTAGAGGAGATATGGGGCGACGACTGTGCAGAGTACCGGCCAGAGCGGTGGCTCGACAAGGAGGGTGCGTTCCGGCAGGAGAGCTCGTTTAAGTACCCAGTCTTCCATGCCGGGCCAAGGATGTGCCTTGGCAAGGAGATGGCCTACATACAAATGAAGTCCATCGCCGCCTGCGTGTTGGAGAGGTTCAGCTTCCAGTTCGTCGGAGGCGAGAGTCGGCCAGGGCCTGTGTTCTCCGTGACCTTACGGATGGAGGGCGGCTTGCCCATGCAAGTGAAGAAGAGGGGGCCACCGAACAGCTAG